In one window of Arachis ipaensis cultivar K30076 chromosome B06, Araip1.1, whole genome shotgun sequence DNA:
- the LOC107646049 gene encoding galactinol synthase 1 isoform X2, translated as MAPPELVPTAAAASAFTAKTATTLPRRAYVTFLAGNGDYVKGVVGLAKGLRKVKSAYPLVVAILPDVPEEHRQILESQGCIVREIEPVYPPENQTQFAMAYYVINYSKLRIWEFVEYSKMIYLDGDIEVYENIDHLFDLPDGKFYAVMDCFCEKTWSHSPQYKIGYCQQCPDKVQWPEELGQPPSLYFNAGMFVFEPSMETYHDLLRKLQITPPTPFAEQDFLNMYFKDIYQPIPLVYNLVLAMLWRHPENVDLDKVKVVHYCAAGSKPWRYTGKEENMQREDIKMLVKKWWDVYYDASLDYKKPPLSSDEADPFVHVLSEAAEVHYVASASAA; from the exons ATGGCACCTCCTGAGCTTGTTCCAACCGCCGCTGCTGCTTCCGCCTTCACCGCGAAAACTGCCACCACACTCCCCAGGCGAGCCTACGTCACTTTCCTCGCCGGAAATGGTGACTACGTCAAAGGTGTTGTTGGACTGGCCAAAGGCCTCCGCAAGGTCAAGTCAGCTTACCCTCTGGTGGTGGCGATCCTCCCCGACGTGCCGGAGGAGCACCGTCAGATACTTGAGTCACAAGGTTGTATAGTTCGCGAGATCGAACCGGTTTACCCTCCTGAGAACCAGACTCAGTTCGCCATGGCCTATTATGTCATCAACTACTCCAAGCTCCGTATCTGGGAG TTTGTGGAGTACAGTAAGATGATATACTTGGATGGAGACATTGAGGTATATGAGAACATAGATCACTTGTTTGATCTTCCAGATGGAAAGTTCTACGCTGTAATGGATTGCTTCTGCGAGAAGACATGGAGTCACAGCCCTCAATACAAGATCGGTTACTGCCAGCAGTGCCCTGACAAGGTGCAATGGCCTGAAGAGTTGGGTCAACCACCGTCCCTGTACTTCAACGCTGGCATGTTCGTGTTTGAGCCATCCATGGAAACTTACCACGACCTTCTCAGAAAACTCCAGATCACACCTCCTACTCCCTTTGCGGAGCAGGATTTCCTCAACATGTATTTCAAGGACATTTACCAGCCCATTCCCTTGGTTTATAACCTTGTTCTCGCCATGCTCTGGCGCCACCCTGAAAATGTTGACCTTGATAAAGTCAAAGTTGTTCACTACTGTGCAGCG GGATCCAAACCATGGAGGTATACGGGAAAGGAAGAAAATATGCAGAGGGAGGACATAAAGATGTTGGTGAAGAAATGGTGGGATGTCTATTATGATGCATCCCTTGATTACAAGAAACCGCCGCTATCCAGTGACGAAGCTGATCCATTCGTGCATGTACTTTCTGAGGCTGCCGAAGTTCACTATGTCGCTTCGGCCTCAGCTGCTTAG
- the LOC107646049 gene encoding galactinol synthase 1 isoform X1, whose translation MAPPELVPTAAAASAFTAKTATTLPRRAYVTFLAGNGDYVKGVVGLAKGLRKVKSAYPLVVAILPDVPEEHRQILESQGCIVREIEPVYPPENQTQFAMAYYVINYSKLRIWEFVEYSKMIYLDGDIEVYENIDHLFDLPDGKFYAVMDCFCEKTWSHSPQYKIGYCQQCPDKVQWPEELGQPPSLYFNAGMFVFEPSMETYHDLLRKLQITPPTPFAEQDFLNMYFKDIYQPIPLVYNLVLAMLWRHPENVDLDKVKVVHYCAAMVGLCIQGSKPWRYTGKEENMQREDIKMLVKKWWDVYYDASLDYKKPPLSSDEADPFVHVLSEAAEVHYVASASAA comes from the exons ATGGCACCTCCTGAGCTTGTTCCAACCGCCGCTGCTGCTTCCGCCTTCACCGCGAAAACTGCCACCACACTCCCCAGGCGAGCCTACGTCACTTTCCTCGCCGGAAATGGTGACTACGTCAAAGGTGTTGTTGGACTGGCCAAAGGCCTCCGCAAGGTCAAGTCAGCTTACCCTCTGGTGGTGGCGATCCTCCCCGACGTGCCGGAGGAGCACCGTCAGATACTTGAGTCACAAGGTTGTATAGTTCGCGAGATCGAACCGGTTTACCCTCCTGAGAACCAGACTCAGTTCGCCATGGCCTATTATGTCATCAACTACTCCAAGCTCCGTATCTGGGAG TTTGTGGAGTACAGTAAGATGATATACTTGGATGGAGACATTGAGGTATATGAGAACATAGATCACTTGTTTGATCTTCCAGATGGAAAGTTCTACGCTGTAATGGATTGCTTCTGCGAGAAGACATGGAGTCACAGCCCTCAATACAAGATCGGTTACTGCCAGCAGTGCCCTGACAAGGTGCAATGGCCTGAAGAGTTGGGTCAACCACCGTCCCTGTACTTCAACGCTGGCATGTTCGTGTTTGAGCCATCCATGGAAACTTACCACGACCTTCTCAGAAAACTCCAGATCACACCTCCTACTCCCTTTGCGGAGCAGGATTTCCTCAACATGTATTTCAAGGACATTTACCAGCCCATTCCCTTGGTTTATAACCTTGTTCTCGCCATGCTCTGGCGCCACCCTGAAAATGTTGACCTTGATAAAGTCAAAGTTGTTCACTACTGTGCAGCG ATGGTGGGGTTATGTATTCAGGGATCCAAACCATGGAGGTATACGGGAAAGGAAGAAAATATGCAGAGGGAGGACATAAAGATGTTGGTGAAGAAATGGTGGGATGTCTATTATGATGCATCCCTTGATTACAAGAAACCGCCGCTATCCAGTGACGAAGCTGATCCATTCGTGCATGTACTTTCTGAGGCTGCCGAAGTTCACTATGTCGCTTCGGCCTCAGCTGCTTAG